One part of the Microlunatus elymi genome encodes these proteins:
- a CDS encoding oxidoreductase yields MSDAARPRTPNAAEAGTWTLGDRIVNRIGFGAMRLTGDRVFSHGRPRDRAQALEVLRTAVELGVNHIDTAAFYFSALRSANELINSALAPYPDDLVIVTKVGPGRDPWGEWTESLRPDQLRGQVEENIRQLGLDQLDVVNFRRRDEPDVTEYVGALDELRQAGLIRHIGLSGVDSTEIAAARRIAPIVCVQNRFSLENRQQELEALRYCGEHRIAYVPFFAVSGSRATQPAGPSDHPDADRVIGEVAAAHDASAAQVRLAWILHQGDHVLAIPGTGSVEHLIENVAAARLRLTADEIARLDRIDPDQS; encoded by the coding sequence ATGTCTGATGCTGCACGGCCGCGGACGCCCAATGCTGCCGAAGCGGGGACCTGGACCCTCGGTGACCGGATCGTCAACCGGATCGGATTCGGGGCGATGCGGCTCACCGGAGATCGGGTGTTCTCCCACGGCCGGCCACGCGACCGCGCGCAGGCGCTCGAGGTGTTACGGACCGCAGTCGAGCTGGGCGTGAACCACATCGACACCGCAGCGTTCTACTTCTCCGCGCTCCGCTCCGCCAACGAGCTGATCAACTCCGCCCTCGCGCCGTACCCCGATGATCTGGTGATCGTCACGAAGGTCGGCCCCGGCCGCGATCCGTGGGGCGAATGGACCGAGTCGCTGCGTCCGGATCAACTTCGCGGACAGGTCGAGGAGAACATCCGCCAGCTCGGCCTGGATCAACTCGACGTGGTCAACTTCCGTCGACGTGACGAACCCGACGTCACCGAGTACGTCGGTGCTCTCGACGAACTCCGTCAGGCCGGACTGATTCGGCACATCGGTCTCTCCGGCGTCGACTCGACCGAGATCGCCGCTGCCCGGCGGATAGCCCCGATCGTCTGCGTACAGAACAGGTTCAGTCTGGAGAATCGTCAACAGGAGTTGGAAGCTCTCCGCTACTGCGGGGAACATCGAATCGCTTACGTGCCGTTCTTCGCGGTCTCCGGCAGCCGCGCCACCCAGCCGGCCGGACCGTCGGATCACCCAGACGCCGACCGGGTGATCGGCGAGGTCGCCGCCGCGCACGATGCGTCGGCTGCCCAGGTCAGGCTGGCCTGGATCCTGCACCAGGGCGATCACGTACTGGCGATTCCGGGCACTGGCAGCGTCGAGCATCTGATCGAGAACGTCGCCGCTGCCCGGTTGCGGCTGACGGCCGACGAGATTGCCCGGCTGGACCGGATCGACCCGGACCAGTCGTGA
- a CDS encoding DedA family protein, whose protein sequence is MDHIRGHLLLFLAVAIGSAIPFVPTGEMVSGSSALAAHSRLDIFLIFIVTWIASVIGDTLLLLEARLGSKRLRPWLERRKYADRVHQAEKKLHGNAFSAIITGRLVPGGRAPVIIALGLGRFPLRRFIPADIVGCGLWALIYSTIGSIGGKIASHPIWGMVIAIAFAVCISVLVQQLIKLVQWRRSRRTGQQTEYRELESSADLLNELTYLNSNDLDSDKLDAKINKVDASRLEQPAGQRATDQRAGDVHRAEMRTARPPKHSQHPS, encoded by the coding sequence GTGGATCACATTCGCGGACACCTGCTGCTCTTCCTCGCAGTCGCCATCGGATCCGCGATCCCGTTCGTACCCACCGGCGAGATGGTCAGCGGCAGTTCCGCCCTGGCCGCCCATTCGCGGCTGGACATCTTCCTGATCTTCATCGTCACCTGGATCGCCTCAGTGATCGGCGACACCCTGCTGCTGCTGGAAGCGCGGCTGGGTTCCAAACGACTACGGCCTTGGCTGGAACGACGCAAGTACGCCGACCGGGTGCACCAGGCGGAGAAGAAGCTGCACGGCAACGCGTTCAGCGCGATCATCACCGGTCGGTTGGTGCCCGGCGGCCGGGCGCCGGTGATCATCGCTCTGGGCCTGGGCCGGTTTCCGCTGCGCCGATTCATTCCGGCCGACATCGTCGGCTGTGGCCTCTGGGCGCTGATCTACTCCACCATCGGCAGCATCGGCGGCAAGATCGCCAGCCACCCGATCTGGGGCATGGTGATCGCGATCGCGTTCGCCGTCTGCATCAGTGTGCTGGTTCAGCAGTTGATCAAGCTGGTGCAGTGGCGAAGGAGCCGGCGAACCGGTCAGCAGACGGAGTACCGGGAGCTGGAGTCCTCGGCCGATCTGCTGAACGAACTGACCTATCTGAACAGCAACGATCTCGACAGCGACAAACTCGACGCCAAGATCAACAAGGTGGACGCGTCCCGGCTCGAGCAGCCGGCCGGACAACGAGCGACCGATCAACGGGCCGGCGATGTCCATCGCGCCGAGATGCGTACCGCTCGTCCTCCGAAGCATTCGCAGCATCCGAGTTGA
- a CDS encoding phosphotransferase family protein → MNLQSRFLPVARRVAPEARLRGVRRLLGGMSAEITVLELEHPDGRAEGLVVREYGTKNLAADRHPAGTETELLRQLADHGLPVPTPRYADDTGDLLGGPFCVIDFIDADPPPPTWSAAVADQFVELLAQLHRLPPGPALDRLGRYADKVDRWLAAAPEQPDESMRETLIRNRLGAWWPRHNEHPARILHGDIWPGNTLWHGNRMVVAIDWEDAAVGDPRSDLANLRMELVWAYGVDAAEDFTRRYAAARAGELDLDGLPYWDLVAARRPVGRLGEWGLDPRRLDRHLARFQGFVDRALDRIG, encoded by the coding sequence GTGAATCTACAGTCGCGATTCCTGCCGGTGGCCCGGCGCGTCGCGCCCGAGGCCCGGCTCCGCGGGGTGCGGCGGCTGCTCGGCGGCATGTCGGCCGAGATCACCGTACTCGAACTCGAACATCCCGACGGCCGAGCCGAGGGGCTGGTCGTCCGTGAGTACGGCACCAAGAATCTGGCCGCCGATCGGCATCCAGCCGGCACCGAGACCGAACTGCTGCGGCAGCTGGCCGACCACGGGCTGCCGGTGCCGACCCCGCGGTACGCCGACGACACCGGTGACCTGCTCGGCGGACCGTTCTGCGTGATCGACTTCATCGACGCCGACCCTCCCCCGCCCACGTGGTCGGCAGCGGTGGCCGATCAGTTCGTCGAACTGCTGGCCCAGTTGCACCGGCTGCCGCCGGGCCCGGCACTCGACCGGCTGGGACGCTACGCCGACAAGGTCGACCGGTGGCTGGCCGCAGCCCCGGAGCAGCCGGACGAGTCGATGCGCGAGACCCTGATCCGAAACCGGCTCGGCGCCTGGTGGCCACGGCACAACGAGCATCCGGCGCGGATCCTGCATGGCGACATCTGGCCCGGCAACACGTTGTGGCACGGGAATCGGATGGTCGTCGCGATCGACTGGGAAGACGCCGCGGTCGGTGATCCGCGCTCGGACCTGGCTAACCTGCGGATGGAGCTGGTCTGGGCCTACGGCGTCGACGCGGCCGAGGACTTCACCCGGCGGTACGCCGCCGCGCGGGCCGGTGAGCTCGACCTGGACGGGTTGCCGTACTGGGATCTGGTCGCCGCGCGCCGGCCGGTCGGCCGACTCGGCGAGTGGGGCCTGGACCCGCGACGGCTGGATCGTCACCTCGCCCGCTTCCAGGGCTTCGTCGATCGCGCGTTGGATCGGATCGGTTGA
- a CDS encoding DUF3618 domain-containing protein, translating to MADATSPGSAGSGSAPARSAHPRTKAQIEADLAATRQRLANSIEDLIDQVHPQRVKQRQIESAKSFAKAELDYVKAQLYYPSGELRTSRLAAVGGAVAGFVTFVLVMRRIVRGGKRRQS from the coding sequence GTGGCCGACGCGACTTCACCCGGTTCAGCCGGGTCCGGTTCTGCACCTGCCCGATCAGCACACCCCCGTACGAAGGCCCAGATCGAGGCTGACCTGGCAGCCACCCGGCAGCGGCTGGCGAACTCGATCGAGGATCTGATCGATCAGGTCCATCCGCAGCGGGTCAAACAGCGCCAGATCGAATCGGCCAAGAGCTTCGCCAAGGCCGAGCTGGACTACGTCAAGGCGCAGCTGTACTACCCCAGCGGTGAGTTGCGGACCAGCCGATTGGCCGCCGTCGGCGGTGCGGTGGCAGGCTTCGTCACGTTTGTGTTGGTGATGCGGCGGATCGTCCGCGGCGGCAAGAGGAGGCAGAGCTGA
- the bcp gene encoding thioredoxin-dependent thiol peroxidase, giving the protein MSERLSPGDVAPAFSLPEASGSTVSLSDYAGRRVIIYFYPAAMTPGCTTQAVDFTDAMDELNAAGLSVIGISPDTPAKLARFQEKETISFPLLSDVDKTTLSAWGAYGEKLLYGKLIEGVIRSTFVVDVDDKGVGTIAVAQYNVRAKGHVAKLRRELAV; this is encoded by the coding sequence ATGAGCGAGCGTCTGAGCCCGGGGGATGTCGCCCCCGCATTCAGCCTTCCCGAGGCATCCGGCAGCACAGTCTCTTTGTCCGACTACGCCGGCCGGCGGGTGATCATCTACTTCTATCCGGCAGCGATGACGCCCGGCTGCACCACCCAGGCGGTCGACTTCACCGACGCGATGGACGAGCTGAACGCCGCCGGGCTGAGCGTGATCGGCATCTCCCCCGACACCCCGGCCAAGCTGGCCCGGTTCCAGGAGAAGGAGACGATCAGCTTCCCGCTGCTGTCCGACGTGGACAAGACCACGCTGTCCGCCTGGGGTGCGTACGGGGAGAAGCTGCTCTACGGCAAGTTGATCGAGGGCGTGATCCGCTCCACCTTCGTGGTCGACGTGGACGACAAGGGCGTGGGCACCATCGCGGTCGCACAGTACAACGTGCGTGCCAAGGGCCACGTCGCCAAGCTGCGGCGCGAGCTCGCGGTCTGA
- a CDS encoding GroES family chaperonin: MLHDRVLVQREADPGERRSGSGILIPATVAMSRRLAWAEVVATGGSVRVVKVGDRVLFDPEDKAEVEVRGKDYILLRERDLHAVAAERLNDGQTGLYL; this comes from the coding sequence ATGCTGCACGATCGCGTGCTGGTGCAGCGCGAGGCCGATCCGGGCGAGCGGCGCAGCGGCAGCGGGATCCTGATCCCGGCCACGGTGGCGATGAGCCGACGCCTGGCCTGGGCCGAGGTGGTGGCCACCGGCGGCAGCGTCCGGGTGGTCAAGGTCGGTGACCGGGTGCTGTTCGATCCCGAGGACAAGGCCGAGGTCGAGGTCCGCGGCAAGGACTACATCCTGCTGCGCGAACGAGACCTGCATGCGGTTGCCGCCGAGCGGTTGAACGACGGCCAGACCGGCCTCTACCTCTGA
- a CDS encoding LysR family transcriptional regulator, whose translation METRELRYFVAVAEELHFGRAAERLGMAQPPLSRAIAQLERRLDATLLERNSRGVRLTEAGTVLLRESRTALDAVDAAERRTRRAAQAVFGEPEVVLVTKAAATTELLSKLLAAYAAEPGAVKVEVLLCGPGEQERLLRDGRADVGLLHRPFDSMIGLDAEDLLTENQLLIVPAGHPLSTRPRLSLAEVDAELDLPMPVWPDGQGRYPDVPGPRVHDAAQLAQLIALGRTAAILPESIRGQLRDDVVAVPITDAPQVTTMIAWPAQSRSRAVADLVRTATRM comes from the coding sequence GTGGAGACGCGTGAGCTGCGGTATTTCGTTGCGGTGGCCGAGGAGTTGCATTTCGGCCGGGCGGCGGAGCGACTCGGGATGGCACAGCCGCCGTTGTCCCGGGCGATCGCCCAGTTGGAGCGGCGGTTGGACGCGACGTTGCTCGAACGCAACAGCCGGGGCGTCCGGCTGACCGAGGCCGGTACGGTGCTGCTGCGGGAGAGCCGGACGGCGTTGGACGCGGTCGATGCCGCCGAGCGCAGGACGAGGCGGGCGGCCCAGGCGGTCTTTGGCGAGCCGGAAGTGGTGCTGGTGACCAAGGCCGCAGCGACGACCGAGTTGCTGAGCAAGCTGCTCGCCGCGTACGCCGCCGAACCGGGTGCGGTCAAGGTCGAGGTGTTGCTGTGCGGACCCGGCGAGCAGGAGCGGCTGCTGCGCGACGGTCGCGCGGACGTCGGTCTGCTGCATCGCCCGTTCGACAGCATGATCGGGCTGGACGCCGAGGACCTGCTGACCGAGAACCAGCTGCTGATCGTGCCCGCCGGTCACCCGCTGAGCACCCGGCCACGGCTGAGTCTGGCTGAGGTTGACGCGGAGCTGGACCTGCCGATGCCGGTCTGGCCGGACGGGCAGGGGCGGTATCCCGACGTACCGGGCCCGCGGGTGCACGATGCGGCCCAGTTGGCTCAGTTGATTGCGCTCGGCCGGACGGCCGCGATCCTGCCGGAGTCGATCAGAGGTCAGTTACGTGACGACGTGGTGGCGGTACCGATCACTGACGCGCCGCAGGTAACGACGATGATCGCGTGGCCGGCTCAGAGTCGGTCGAGAGCGGTCGCCGACCTGGTCCGTACGGCGACCCGGATGTAG
- a CDS encoding alpha/beta hydrolase — protein sequence MTEHATNPSHADGPTVVLVHGAWHAPWHWHQVVAGLTGEGVRVETVDLPSCGPDHGDLHDDAAAIRTVLDRQQDALLVAHSYGGIPATEGAAGHPSVRHILYLSAYMADLGESLGGFEPPADESNIHPEVDLAMTEKQLLIMKPERAREVLFHDCPDPDAAIEHLRPMNPAVLGQSPQSVVWKEIPASYVITTDDRATAVSVQRRLSERADQTYEIASGHSSFLAQPDQLCKIINSVAAAL from the coding sequence ATGACCGAGCACGCAACCAACCCGAGTCACGCAGACGGACCGACCGTTGTCCTTGTCCACGGCGCCTGGCATGCGCCCTGGCACTGGCACCAGGTCGTCGCCGGGTTGACCGGAGAAGGCGTACGGGTCGAGACAGTTGATCTGCCCAGCTGCGGTCCCGATCACGGCGACCTGCACGACGACGCCGCCGCGATCCGTACGGTGCTCGACCGGCAGCAGGACGCGCTGCTGGTCGCTCACTCCTACGGCGGGATTCCGGCGACCGAGGGCGCGGCCGGGCATCCGTCGGTGCGCCACATCCTTTATCTGTCGGCGTACATGGCCGACCTCGGCGAGAGCCTGGGCGGTTTCGAACCGCCGGCCGACGAATCCAACATCCATCCCGAGGTCGACCTCGCGATGACCGAGAAGCAACTGTTGATCATGAAACCGGAACGGGCCCGGGAGGTGCTGTTCCACGACTGTCCGGACCCGGATGCCGCGATCGAACATCTCCGTCCGATGAACCCGGCGGTGCTCGGCCAATCGCCACAATCCGTTGTCTGGAAGGAGATTCCGGCCTCGTACGTGATCACCACCGATGACCGCGCGACCGCCGTCAGCGTGCAACGCCGGCTCAGCGAACGGGCCGACCAGACGTACGAGATCGCCTCCGGACACTCCTCGTTCCTGGCCCAGCCGGACCAGCTCTGCAAGATCATCAACTCGGTCGCCGCAGCGCTCTGA
- a CDS encoding SDR family oxidoreductase — MTEKTVALVTGANKGIGYEVAAGLGRLGWQVGVGARDEQRREAAVDKLRAEGIDAFGVPLDVTDEDSAAAAAELIDRTTGRLDVLVNNAAITGGWSQQPSTVDPATVRDVLDTNVIGVIRVTNAMLPLLRRSASPRIVNVSSGVGSMTLQTSQSDAVGPVSAAYSPSKSCLNALTVQYAKELADTSILINAADPGYCDTDLNGHRGVRPPEQGAAVAIQLANLPDDGPTGQFFDDSGPVPW; from the coding sequence ATGACAGAAAAGACAGTGGCGCTGGTGACCGGCGCCAACAAGGGAATCGGGTACGAGGTCGCGGCCGGGCTGGGTCGGCTGGGCTGGCAGGTCGGCGTCGGCGCCCGCGACGAACAACGCCGCGAGGCCGCCGTTGACAAGCTGCGGGCCGAGGGTATCGACGCGTTCGGCGTACCGCTGGACGTGACCGACGAGGACAGCGCGGCCGCGGCTGCCGAGCTGATCGACCGGACGACGGGACGGCTGGACGTACTGGTGAACAACGCGGCGATCACCGGCGGCTGGAGTCAGCAGCCGTCCACGGTCGATCCGGCGACGGTGCGAGACGTGCTGGACACCAACGTGATCGGTGTCATCCGAGTCACCAACGCGATGCTACCGTTGCTGCGCCGCTCCGCGTCGCCGCGGATCGTGAACGTGTCCAGCGGAGTCGGCTCGATGACGCTGCAGACGTCTCAGTCCGACGCGGTCGGACCGGTGTCGGCCGCCTACTCGCCGTCGAAGAGCTGCCTGAACGCTCTCACCGTGCAGTACGCCAAGGAACTCGCCGACACCTCGATCTTGATCAACGCGGCAGACCCCGGCTACTGCGACACCGATCTGAACGGCCACCGTGGAGTGCGTCCGCCGGAGCAGGGTGCCGCGGTCGCGATTCAGCTCGCCAACCTGCCCGACGACGGCCCGACCGGGCAGTTCTTCGACGACTCCGGCCCAGTTCCGTGGTGA
- a CDS encoding serine hydrolase: MILEPGKSAASRRAVLGAAVGGAAAAFVGTATASAAPRDPTTATGHTTTPHRAQSTRVARAATAVDGAPTITSDDLRFTPWARLRRGRPEQVGLERDSIAQLRTDIARYLVPTPDTPAHPEYAGATVIAVKDGVIVAYESAGKAVRYGLDGDTVVELPVAQQIDARLDTIWDLASMSKLFTATAVMQLIESGRVGLEEPVVSYLPDFAAHGKSDILIRHLLTHTSGLIPDPIPSLWAGYDTYDERIAAILDTTPDAPPGTEYVYSDLNFLTLGLVVEVVSGQRLDDYVRDHITRPLGMHDTMYNPPAALKHRVAAEEYEPWADRGLVWGSVHDENAWALGGVAGHAGVFSTAYDIAIFAQTYLNGGSYRGVRILQEDTVRQMLHDFNGATFPDDTHGLGWELGLVWYHGAIWSPVSFGHTGYTGTSIVVDPIEHQFVILLTNRVHPSRDWGSNNPSRRAVADDLGMANPVRPRHGRQEWFAGRANKTDATLDVPLPATAAGKLDFDYWYDTEPHYDFGRLQYSTDGTSFSPLPFTLDGGQWHWTTDGSVSGYGGRRWLRGSADLPAGTTTLRWSYQTDTNSQGRGVYLGAVRVTDGHKIIFDSLRPRDAAKVRTDGWTATDR; the protein is encoded by the coding sequence ATGATCCTTGAACCGGGTAAGTCAGCAGCGTCGCGGCGAGCCGTTCTGGGTGCAGCAGTCGGGGGAGCGGCGGCCGCATTCGTCGGCACCGCCACCGCCTCGGCAGCTCCGCGAGATCCCACCACCGCGACCGGCCACACCACCACACCGCATCGGGCGCAGTCGACCCGAGTCGCTCGGGCCGCCACGGCGGTCGATGGTGCTCCGACCATCACGTCGGATGATCTTCGCTTCACCCCGTGGGCCAGGCTGCGTCGCGGCCGCCCCGAGCAGGTCGGCCTCGAGCGCGACAGCATCGCCCAACTCCGTACCGACATCGCCCGCTACCTGGTGCCCACCCCCGACACCCCGGCCCACCCGGAGTACGCCGGCGCCACCGTGATCGCGGTCAAGGACGGCGTGATTGTCGCGTACGAGTCCGCCGGCAAGGCGGTTCGCTACGGTCTGGACGGCGACACCGTGGTCGAACTTCCGGTCGCCCAGCAGATCGACGCGAGGCTTGACACCATCTGGGACCTGGCCTCGATGTCGAAGCTGTTCACCGCTACCGCGGTGATGCAGCTGATCGAAAGCGGCCGGGTCGGTCTGGAGGAGCCGGTGGTGAGCTACCTGCCGGACTTCGCCGCGCACGGCAAGTCCGACATCCTGATCCGTCACCTGCTCACCCACACCTCGGGTCTGATCCCCGACCCGATCCCGTCGCTGTGGGCCGGATACGACACCTACGACGAGCGGATCGCCGCGATCCTGGACACCACGCCCGACGCGCCGCCCGGCACCGAGTACGTCTACTCCGACCTCAACTTCCTCACCCTCGGCCTGGTGGTGGAGGTGGTGTCGGGGCAACGGCTCGACGACTACGTACGTGATCACATCACCCGGCCGCTGGGCATGCACGACACCATGTACAACCCGCCGGCAGCGCTGAAGCACCGCGTCGCCGCCGAGGAGTACGAGCCGTGGGCCGACCGCGGTCTGGTCTGGGGTTCGGTGCACGACGAGAACGCGTGGGCGCTCGGCGGGGTGGCCGGGCACGCCGGCGTCTTCTCCACCGCGTACGACATCGCGATCTTCGCCCAGACCTACCTCAACGGCGGCAGCTATCGCGGCGTGCGCATCCTGCAGGAGGACACTGTCCGGCAGATGCTTCACGACTTCAACGGCGCCACCTTTCCCGACGACACCCACGGCCTGGGTTGGGAGCTGGGGTTGGTCTGGTATCACGGCGCGATCTGGTCGCCGGTGTCGTTCGGTCACACCGGTTACACCGGCACGTCGATCGTGGTCGATCCGATCGAGCACCAGTTCGTCATCCTGCTGACCAACCGGGTGCACCCCAGCCGCGACTGGGGCAGCAACAACCCGTCCCGCCGCGCGGTGGCCGACGATCTCGGCATGGCCAACCCGGTGCGTCCGCGGCACGGACGGCAGGAGTGGTTCGCCGGCCGTGCCAACAAGACCGACGCGACCCTCGACGTACCGCTGCCGGCGACGGCCGCCGGCAAGCTCGACTTCGACTACTGGTACGACACCGAGCCGCACTACGACTTCGGCCGGCTGCAGTACTCCACCGACGGTACGAGCTTCAGCCCGCTGCCCTTCACCCTGGACGGCGGACAGTGGCACTGGACCACCGACGGATCGGTCAGCGGCTACGGCGGACGTCGTTGGCTTCGCGGCAGCGCCGACCTGCCGGCCGGCACCACGACCCTGCGGTGGAGCTATCAGACCGACACCAACTCGCAGGGCCGCGGCGTCTACCTCGGCGCCGTTCGGGTCACCGACGGCCACAAGATCATCTTCGACTCGCTGAGGCCGCGGGACGCCGCCAAGGTCCGCACCGACGGCTGGACCGCCACCGATCGCTGA
- a CDS encoding nitroreductase family deazaflavin-dependent oxidoreductase: MPTSGSSSSARLSARIGARILRTRAVVRAPIWLYRAGFGFVFGRRLLLLEHIGRRSGVARYVVLEVDGRSTRGGYVVASGFGTRAQWYRNLIKQPEVRIQIGWSGWLPARARQLPDDEAAAVLDRYAEQHPTAWQQLRPIFSETLGADIEVGGTSLPMIALEPR; this comes from the coding sequence ATGCCGACATCGGGTAGCAGTTCGAGCGCACGCCTGTCGGCTCGGATCGGTGCGCGCATCCTGCGGACTCGCGCGGTGGTGCGGGCACCGATCTGGCTCTACCGGGCCGGTTTCGGGTTCGTCTTCGGCCGACGGCTGTTGCTGCTGGAACACATCGGCCGGCGTTCCGGGGTCGCACGTTACGTCGTGCTGGAGGTCGACGGACGAAGCACTCGCGGCGGCTACGTGGTTGCCTCGGGTTTCGGCACCCGGGCGCAGTGGTACCGCAATCTGATCAAGCAGCCGGAGGTCCGGATCCAGATCGGTTGGAGCGGCTGGCTGCCGGCTCGGGCCCGGCAGCTGCCCGACGACGAGGCGGCCGCGGTGTTGGATCGTTACGCCGAGCAGCACCCGACGGCCTGGCAGCAGCTGCGACCGATCTTCTCCGAGACATTGGGCGCCGACATCGAGGTCGGCGGCACGTCGCTGCCGATGATCGCGCTGGAACCGCGCTGA
- a CDS encoding DUF4188 domain-containing protein — protein MTHDHDSELVVFMIGMTINKWWRPDKWLPAFAAMPKMLAELSRDPESGLLGYRLIFDPRGPWLVQYWTSLDKLYDYAGRPDAEHRPAWSAFNRRTRDGNGAVGVWHETYPVSRAESIYVHTPPLGLAKATGIRPVTGRTNSARQRMASRPS, from the coding sequence ATGACCCATGATCATGACAGCGAGCTGGTCGTGTTCATGATCGGAATGACGATCAACAAATGGTGGCGACCGGACAAGTGGCTACCGGCATTTGCGGCGATGCCGAAGATGCTGGCCGAGCTGTCCCGTGACCCGGAGTCCGGTCTGCTCGGCTACCGGTTGATCTTCGATCCGCGCGGCCCCTGGCTGGTGCAGTACTGGACCAGCCTGGACAAGCTGTACGACTACGCCGGCCGCCCCGATGCCGAGCATCGCCCGGCCTGGTCGGCGTTCAACCGGCGGACCCGTGACGGCAACGGCGCGGTCGGGGTGTGGCACGAGACCTACCCGGTCAGCCGGGCCGAGTCGATCTACGTGCACACCCCGCCACTGGGTCTCGCCAAGGCGACCGGGATCCGCCCGGTCACCGGCCGGACGAACAGCGCCCGGCAGCGGATGGCCAGTCGGCCGTCCTGA
- a CDS encoding YciI family protein: MIAVELTYQNPDPERISLRPQHRERLQRLLDDGKLYAAGPWPDDSGALIIFTTDSIDEARQLIADDPYLHTPGVSVVGYREWNAVFGVGRVEAG; encoded by the coding sequence ATGATCGCCGTCGAACTGACCTACCAGAACCCAGATCCGGAGCGGATCTCACTGCGCCCGCAGCACCGGGAGCGACTGCAGCGGCTGCTCGACGACGGGAAGCTCTACGCCGCCGGGCCGTGGCCCGACGACTCCGGCGCCTTGATCATCTTCACCACCGACTCGATCGACGAGGCCCGGCAACTGATCGCCGACGACCCGTACCTGCACACGCCCGGCGTCAGCGTGGTCGGCTACCGCGAGTGGAACGCCGTCTTCGGCGTCGGCCGAGTAGAGGCGGGCTGA
- a CDS encoding MerR family transcriptional regulator, whose amino-acid sequence MRISELSRRSGVPTATIKYYLREGLLPTGERTAATQAQYDDDHLARLRLIRALLGPGRLSIAEIRDVLAAVDDPPESPLDLLGQASEAIGGERPADEADLEPARDLLAELQWSVADDSAALHDLARALAAINQAHLKLIKGGAVAYGKSMHRIAVAEIATVPTDAPDTAVRQAVLGTILIEPLLLSLRRLALQDAAARKFGDH is encoded by the coding sequence GTGCGAATTTCCGAACTGTCCCGGCGCAGTGGGGTGCCGACGGCAACGATCAAGTACTACCTACGCGAAGGCTTGCTGCCGACCGGCGAACGCACCGCGGCCACCCAAGCGCAGTACGACGATGATCATCTGGCTCGGCTGCGATTGATCCGCGCGTTGCTCGGCCCCGGTCGGCTGTCCATCGCCGAGATCCGCGACGTGCTGGCCGCGGTCGACGATCCGCCGGAGTCCCCGCTGGACCTGCTCGGGCAGGCATCGGAGGCGATCGGTGGGGAGCGCCCTGCCGACGAAGCTGATCTTGAACCGGCCCGGGACCTGCTTGCGGAGCTGCAGTGGTCGGTCGCCGACGACAGCGCCGCCCTGCATGATCTTGCTCGGGCGCTGGCCGCGATCAACCAGGCCCACCTGAAGTTGATCAAGGGTGGCGCGGTGGCCTACGGCAAGTCGATGCACAGGATCGCGGTCGCCGAGATCGCGACTGTGCCGACCGATGCGCCCGACACGGCCGTCCGCCAAGCCGTGCTGGGAACGATCTTGATCGAGCCGTTGCTGCTGTCCCTGCGCCGGCTGGCGTTGCAGGACGCCGCGGCCAGGAAATTCGGTGATCACTGA